The genomic interval AAAAACCCGCATCCAGTAACTGTTCCGTGCCACAGGGTTGTGCGCTCTGGCGGCGCTGTTGGCGGCTATGTTTCTGGGAAAAAAGAGAAAATCGCGCTCCTTAAAAGCGAAGGAATCAAAATTAAGCGCGGCAAAGTCGCGGATTTTGATAATATACGATGGATTTTTAGAAAACGTTGAAGCAGAGGGTGGGATTTGAACCCACATAAACGGGCTTTGCAGGCCCGCGCCAAACCGGGTTAGGCGACCTCTGCGTGTTTTGTCATTTTTATGTGTGCGAGAAGTTATTTAAATGCTGTTTTGGTTAAAACAAAATCAATAAAGAAAAAAATCAATAACTCCGGCGGTTAAGCCGGAGTTTGCTTGTTTAAAAATTTATTTTTTTTATTGTTCGCTTTTTACAGTTATGTACGCTTCTTTAGTTATTAGATAATTGTATGTCGCGGTTGCAATAACTGTATGGCTTGTTGTCGGATTGGTTCCTGCTGCAGGGGTGTATGTGCAAACCACATTCTTCGCCTGTCTTATGTTGACATCTTTGCTACCATCACAACTCGTTGTTTGTCCATCAACAGTCACCATTACTCGAAGTTTATCTGTGTCTTTTTGATTAATGTCTGGATTCATTGCAGTACAATCACCGGCTGGTAATGTTGTGAATCCGCCACCCACATTAGATACTTCAAATACTAATGTAAGTTTTTTCCCAGAAAGCACAGTGTCTCCCGAGAGAAGTTTCATTTGTATCGGGCCTGCTGTTGCTCTTGTGATTGCGTCCGATGTCGGGGGGTTGGATATTCTAATCTCGTTTTTTGAAATTTCATTTATATTGCTGAATGTGGTTGTTGAGTATGGGTAGCATACTCTTGCATAGAATGTGTACGGATTAGACATTCCTGGAGCAAGACCGAGAGAGGGAGCTGTTAAATCCAATGTTTCAACAACAAGGCTTCCAGGTATTTTTCTTGCAACGTCGGGTGGTGAAAATGAAACTGTATCAAGTGTTTTTGATGTGCTTCCAGCAGTCACAGCCCAAACTTGTGGTGTGGATCCGTCCATAACCGGGCCATAGATCCAAAGCTGACTGGACGTAGTCATAGCTTTAGCGCCAACGTTCTGAACTTGAATATTTAATGTTGTTAATTCATTTTCAAATAATGCGTCTGTATCTAACGAAAAATCGTTTATTACAACACCCGCTATTTGGCTGAATTCAACGCCGGATGTGCTGGTCGTGCCAGTGCATCCCGAAACAATCACCACTGCTAGAATAGATAATATTGCAAAGTTTTTTGTATGCATTATCTCACCAATACATCATTTATGGTGCTGTGTATTTATATACTTTTACCACTTTAACTACTTTATGCGCGTCCCTTTATCGGTTTTGTTGTGATTTGCATGTCCCGCCGTATGTAATATGTGTAATCCGCAGTTGTGACAAACCTGAACGGCGAAAGGATTGTAACCCCTTCAGGTATTGTGAGGTCGCAGGGAATGATTGATGTTGTCTGTTTTTGGATTTGGAGCCTTGTTTTTAGATCTTCGAGCGCATCTATCAATTCAAGAAGAGTCATACTACAGACAGGATCATCTAGTTCGGGGGCGTTCATATTTCCCGGACAAAGATTAGTATCATAATCAATCACAAGTTGTTTTAGATTTTCCATACAGTACGGATTTGTAGGGTCTTTATACGGGCAGTTAGGGTCAAAACAAGAACATCGATATGCGTTAAGAGCCCCAATCACTAAAGCATCATCAGAAGCACCATATCCTTTTATGGTTTTAAAAAGAGCTAAATTTTCATTGATATTTTTTAATCCCGCACACCCCAATATTTTGTTTCCCCGTAATTCTATTTCTGAGGCAGTTAAAATATCAAGATTACTTACCTCCGCAATCCCTTCGCCAACATTTCTGACATTTAAGAAAACAGTCCATTCAGAATCCATTCGAGCAGGTATGGGCTGCGGCTCAGCAGGCGCAAAATTAACTGCAACCGGGCCGTAGCTTGCGATATTGTCGCCTACAAGAGTCATGTCTTTTTTAGTATATAATCGCTGTGCGACTTCAATAGGGTCTGCGAAATAAACGTATGTATTTGTAATCGCTTTTGCAGAATAAGCTGTCTGGAATTTGAATGTGCATTTGTGCGTCATTTCTGCGATTTTTTCGCTTGACGGGGCTTTCATCGCCCATTGGACTGTGTGGCTTTGGCCAGAAGGTATTTTTAAATAGCATG from Nanoarchaeota archaeon carries:
- a CDS encoding MGMT family protein; amino-acid sequence: MPLSFSARVLELTKRIPKGKVSTYGDIAKALGNPKAARAVGNALNKNPHPVTVPCHRVVRSGGAVGGYVSGKKEKIALLKSEGIKIKRGKVADFDNIRWIFRKR